One Nocardiopsis gilva YIM 90087 genomic window, CGCCGTTGCGGCCGTGGTCGCCATCGGCCTGATCATCTACGCGCGCCCGGCGCGCAGATCCCGGCGCACCGCCCGCATCGACACCACGGCGCCGCTCACCGCGGCCGACCACCGCTCCGCCGCGGAGCGGAACGCCGCGGCGGGGGACTACGCCGAGGCCATCCGGGAGCGCCTCCGGACGGTCACCCGCGACCTGGAGGAGCGCGCCATCATCACCCCCCGGCCCGGGCGGACCGCGACCGAGCTGGCCACCGAGGCCTCCGAGGCGCTGCCGGACCGGCGCGAGGACCTGTTCGGCGCGGCCCGGGTGTTCAACGACGTCGCCTACGGCGAGCGCCCGGCCACCGCCGACGGCTACCGACAGCTCCGGGAACTGGACGAGCGGCTGGCCGTGACCCGCCCCGTGGACCAGGACAAGAAGGCGGAGCCGACCGGATGAGCACGACCACCGCTCCCCCGCCGCCCGCCGCCACGTCCCCGGACGGCTCGACCGCCACGTCGGTCGGCATCGGCACGCTGTGGCGCAAAGCACGCGGCCCCCTCGCGTTCCTCGGCGTGCTCGTGGTGCTCGCGGTCCTGCTGTCGCTGGGTGCCGAGACCACCCGTTCGGGCCCCCTGGAGCCGCAGAACCCCGGTCCTGAGGGGTCCCGGGCGCTGATCGAGATCATGCGGCGACTCGGTACCGACGTCACCGTCGCCCGCGACACCACAGCCGCTGTCACGGCGGCGCGCTCCGACACGGTGCTGGTCGTGGCGTCCTCGCACCGGCTACTGCCCGAAGAACTCGAACGCCTCGCTGGCACGCCCGGCGACCTGCTGCTCGTGCTGCCCACCACGGGCACCATGAAGGCGCTGGCACCGGGGGTGCGGACGAGCGGCGACACCGACGAGCGCACGCTGGCCGCCGCCTGCGACCTGCCCGCGGCACGCACCGCGGGCTCCGCCGACACCGGCAAGGAGCTGTACGCGGTGAGCGGAGACGGTGCGACCCGCTGCTACCCGGGCGAGGACGGCGACGCGCTGGTCCAGGTGCCCCGGGACGGCGGGGTGACGACCGTGCTCGGCTCCAGCGACCCGCTGGTCAACGAGCGACTGGACCGGGAGGGCAACGCCGCACTGGCCCTCAACCTCGTCGGGGACCGCGACGTCGTGTGGTTCCTTCCGGAGGTACCGGCCGCGAGCGAGGGGAAGGACATCTGGGCGCTGCTCCCGCGCTCGTTCTACCTCGCGGTGGTGCCGCTGGGCGCCGCCCTGCTCCTGCTGGCGGTATGGCGGGGCCGCCGCCTGGGTCCGCTGGTCGCCGAGCGGCTGCCGGTGGTGGTGCGGGCGTCGGAGACCACCGAGGGACGCGCGCGGCTGTACGCGGCGCGGCGGGCGCGCGACCGCGCGGCCGAGGCCCTGCGCTCGGGGCTCATCGGCCGGATGCGCCCGGCCCTCGGGCTCGGAGCCGACTCCGCGCCCGAGGCGGTCGTCGAGGCCGTGTCCCTGCGCAGCGGGGATGATCCGGCTCGGCTGCGCGTGCTGCTGTACGGTCCGGAGAGTGGGCCCGAGGACGACCCGCACACCGCCGACGACGCGGCGCTGGTCCGGCTCGCCGACGAGCTCGACGCACTCGAGGAACGCCTGCGGTGACGGAGCGCTCGCCGCGGACACGTCCAGGTCCGCGGCGGGTACCGAGCCCACCCAACGGAGATTGCAGAGAGGTACTTCAGACGTGACCGCCTTCACCGACCAGGGGCAGCCCTCCGGGCAGCCGTCCACCGAGCAGGCGCGGGCGGCGCTGACCGCGCTGCGCCACGAGGTCTCCAAGGCCGTCGTCGGCCAGGAGGAGACCGTGACCGGCCTCGTCGTGGCGCTGCTGTGCCGCGGCCACGTGCTGATGGAGGGAGTGCCCGGCGTCGCCAAGACGCTGCTGGTCCGGGCCGTCTCCGCCGGGCTCTCGCTGGACCACAAGCGCGTCCAGTTCACCCCCGACCTGATGCCTGGTGACGTCACCGGGTCGGTCGTCTACGACGCCCGCACCGCCAAGTTCGAGTTCCACGACGGCCCGGTCTTCACCAATCTCTTCCTGGCCGACGAGATCAACCGGACACCGCCCAAGACGCAGGCCGCACTGCTGGAAGCGATGGAGGAGCGGCAGGTGACGGTGGAGGGCAAGCCCATGGCGCTGCCCGACCCGTTCGTCGTGGCCGCGACGCAGAACCCGGTGGAGTACGAGGGCACCTACCCGCTGCCGGAGGCGCAGCTCGACCGGTTCCTGCTGAAGCTCGTGGTTCCGCTGCCGCACCGCGACCACGAGGTGGAGATGCTGGGCCGCCACGCCACCGGATTCGACCCCAGCGACCTGGACGGGGCCGGGCTGCGCCCGGTGGCCGGGCCGGCCGAGCTGCGCGCCGCCCGCGCGGCCGTCGCCACCACCACGGTCGCCCCCGAGGTGCTCGGCTACATCGTCGACGTGTGCCGCGCCACCCGCCGCTCCCCGTCCCTGCAGCTGGGGGCCTCCCCGCGCGGTGCCACCGCGCTGCTGCGCACCAGCCGCGCCTGGGCCTGGCTGTCCGGGCGCGACTACGTCACCCCGGACGACGTGAAGGCCCTGGCCAAGGCCACCCTGCGGCACCGCGTCGCGCTGCGCCCGGAGGCCGAGCTGGAGGGCGCCACCGCCGACGGCGTCCTGGACGGTGTGCTGGCCTCGGTCGAGGTCCCGCGCTAGCGCGCGTCGACCGCGGCGGCGGCACGAACTTCGAGAGAACCACGGATCACGGGGTAAGGACGAATGGCGATCACAGGCCGGGCGGTATTCGCCGCGTTCGCGGGCACGCTCGTGGTGCTCATCGCGGGGTCGGCCGGCCTCTGGGTGCTGTGGGCGGTCCTGGCGGTCCTCGCCGCGCTGATCGCGGTGGACCTGCTGCTCGCACCGAGCCCGCGCCGCGTCACCTGCGAGCGCGAGGGCGACACGTCCATTCGGCTGGGCGAGTCCGCCACGGTCAGCCTGGTGGTGGCCAACCCCGCCTCGCGGACGCTGCGCGGACCGCTGCGCGACGCGTGGGCGCCCAGCACCGACGCCCGGCCGCGGACGCACGATGTGGTGATCCCCGCCGGGGGGCGGCGCCGGGTCAGCACGGTCCTCACTCCGCGGCGGCGCGGCGACCAGCAGGCCGCCGGGGTCACGCTGCGCAGCCTGGGGCCATTGGGGATAGCAGCGCGGCAGTGCACGCACACGGTGCCGTGGAGTGTCCGCACGCTCCCGCCCTTCCACAGCCGCCGCCACCTGCCGGGAAAGCTCGCGCGCCTGCGCGAGCTGGACGGGCAGCACAGCGCGCTCGTGCGCGGCCAGGGCAGCGAGTTCGACTCGCTGCGCGAGTACGTGCCCGGTGACGACGTGCGCTCCATCGACTGGCGGGCCACGGCGCGCCGCGACAGCGTCGTCGTCCGGACCTGGCGCCCCGAGCGCGACCGCAAGATCCTGCTCGTCCTGGACACCAGCCGGACCTCGGCGGGCCGGGTCGGCGACACCCCGCGCCTCGACCACGCCATGGACGCCGCCCTGCTGCTGGCCGCCCTCGCGGCCAAGGCCGGCGACCGGGTGGAGATGCTGGCCTACGACCGCCGCGTCCGCGCACAGGTCCGCGGCCGGGGACGCGGCAGCACCGTGCCGCAGATCGTCCAGGCGATGGCACCGTTGGAACCGGAGCTGGTGGAGTCCGACCCGACGGGCATGGTCAGCACGATCCTCGGCGGACAGAGCCGGACCCGGCAGCTGGTGGTCCTGCTGACCGACCTGAACGCCACCGCCATGGAGGAGGGCCTGCTGCCCCGGCTGCCCGCCCTGACGTCCCGGCACCTACTCCTGGTCGCAGCGGTGGGCGACCCCCGCGTCACCGAGATGGCCGCAGCGCGAGGCGACGCCCGCGGCGTCTACGAAGCCGCAGCCGCCGAACGCACCCTCACCGAACGCCGCCGCATCACCGCCGAACTCCGCCGCCACGGCGTCGAAGTCGTCGACGCCGACCCCGAGCACATCGCCCCGGCGCTGGCCGACGCCTACATCGACCTGAAGGCCCAGGGGCGGTTGTAGCAGGGATACCGTGTTTTCGCCCGCTTCTCTCTCCACCCCGCACCGCTCGGCCTAGACTTAACCCATGAACGCCGAGAAGGACTACGAAGCCCTGCGCGAGCTGATGGATCGCCTTCCACCGGCAGGCCTACGCCGACTGCGCGCACTGGCTGAGTCCGACAGTGAAATTGCACAACTTCAGGACGAGGGGGACGAGGACGCGCCCAAGCGTTTCCTACCGTTCATCGGAAAATTTGACTCCGGACGCAGTGACATATCCATTCGTCACCACGAGATCATGCTTGAGGAGTTCGGCCGCCCGGAATGATCGTCACTCTTCTCGATACCGGAGTCCTTTGGGCCGCACTCGATGTTCGCGACACGCATCATCGGACGTCGGCCGAGCTAATGGCAACCCTGCCAGGGCGGGTGCTCCTCCCCTCAACTGTGCTAACTGAAACATCGTGGCACGCGGAGCGAACCCTCGGCCCCAAGGCTGAGTCCGAACTTCTCGACTACATCGTGCAGAGCGATATCGAACTCGTCGATGTCGACAAGGACGACCTGATCTGCGCGTCGAGCATTATCAGACGGTACGCGTCACTACGCCTGGGTCTCGTAGACTCCTCAGTTGTCGCCCTGGCCCAGCGACTGGATATCAGCCGTATCGCGACTCTGGATCGTCGGCATTTCACTGTGATCCGCCCGGATCACGTGAAGTCATTCACGTTGCTCCCCGAAACGCTCTAGCCCGAAATCGTTAACCGGCGACGGGGACGGCCGCAGGGCGCTCCTCGATGTCGCCCGTCTCGCCCTCCAGGTAGGCCTTGCGGCCCAGGGTGAAGACGTAGGCCAAGAACAGCACCTCGGCCACCACACCGATGCCGATGCGGAGCCAGGTGGTGTGCACCCAGCCGGTGACCAGGCCCTCGATGAGGCCGGAGATGAACAGGACGACGATCAGGCCCAGCGCCACCGCGATGGCCGGGCGGGCCTCCTCGCCCAGCGCGCGGAGGCGGGGGCGGTGGCCGGGCGAGATGACGGTCCAGCCGAGTTTCAGGCCGACGCCCGCGGCGACGAAGACGGCCGTCAGTTCCAGCAGGCCGTGCGGGAGGATCAGGCCGAGGAAGATGTCGCCCTTGCCGTGCGCGAACAT contains:
- a CDS encoding DUF4129 domain-containing protein, with the translated sequence MSGALAGAAAVLSATAEVSRSEGARLAREELAKKIYGEAEPTLLDIIWERVTDWLSEVTGRMEAAMPGGWWVLGPVLAVAAVVAIGLIIYARPARRSRRTARIDTTAPLTAADHRSAAERNAAAGDYAEAIRERLRTVTRDLEERAIITPRPGRTATELATEASEALPDRREDLFGAARVFNDVAYGERPATADGYRQLRELDERLAVTRPVDQDKKAEPTG
- a CDS encoding DUF4350 domain-containing protein, whose translation is MSTTTAPPPPAATSPDGSTATSVGIGTLWRKARGPLAFLGVLVVLAVLLSLGAETTRSGPLEPQNPGPEGSRALIEIMRRLGTDVTVARDTTAAVTAARSDTVLVVASSHRLLPEELERLAGTPGDLLLVLPTTGTMKALAPGVRTSGDTDERTLAAACDLPAARTAGSADTGKELYAVSGDGATRCYPGEDGDALVQVPRDGGVTTVLGSSDPLVNERLDREGNAALALNLVGDRDVVWFLPEVPAASEGKDIWALLPRSFYLAVVPLGAALLLLAVWRGRRLGPLVAERLPVVVRASETTEGRARLYAARRARDRAAEALRSGLIGRMRPALGLGADSAPEAVVEAVSLRSGDDPARLRVLLYGPESGPEDDPHTADDAALVRLADELDALEERLR
- a CDS encoding AAA family ATPase, translated to MTAFTDQGQPSGQPSTEQARAALTALRHEVSKAVVGQEETVTGLVVALLCRGHVLMEGVPGVAKTLLVRAVSAGLSLDHKRVQFTPDLMPGDVTGSVVYDARTAKFEFHDGPVFTNLFLADEINRTPPKTQAALLEAMEERQVTVEGKPMALPDPFVVAATQNPVEYEGTYPLPEAQLDRFLLKLVVPLPHRDHEVEMLGRHATGFDPSDLDGAGLRPVAGPAELRAARAAVATTTVAPEVLGYIVDVCRATRRSPSLQLGASPRGATALLRTSRAWAWLSGRDYVTPDDVKALAKATLRHRVALRPEAELEGATADGVLDGVLASVEVPR
- a CDS encoding DUF58 domain-containing protein, with amino-acid sequence MAITGRAVFAAFAGTLVVLIAGSAGLWVLWAVLAVLAALIAVDLLLAPSPRRVTCEREGDTSIRLGESATVSLVVANPASRTLRGPLRDAWAPSTDARPRTHDVVIPAGGRRRVSTVLTPRRRGDQQAAGVTLRSLGPLGIAARQCTHTVPWSVRTLPPFHSRRHLPGKLARLRELDGQHSALVRGQGSEFDSLREYVPGDDVRSIDWRATARRDSVVVRTWRPERDRKILLVLDTSRTSAGRVGDTPRLDHAMDAALLLAALAAKAGDRVEMLAYDRRVRAQVRGRGRGSTVPQIVQAMAPLEPELVESDPTGMVSTILGGQSRTRQLVVLLTDLNATAMEEGLLPRLPALTSRHLLLVAAVGDPRVTEMAAARGDARGVYEAAAAERTLTERRRITAELRRHGVEVVDADPEHIAPALADAYIDLKAQGRL
- a CDS encoding type II toxin-antitoxin system VapC family toxin; this encodes MIVTLLDTGVLWAALDVRDTHHRTSAELMATLPGRVLLPSTVLTETSWHAERTLGPKAESELLDYIVQSDIELVDVDKDDLICASSIIRRYASLRLGLVDSSVVALAQRLDISRIATLDRRHFTVIRPDHVKSFTLLPETL